ATCAATCTAGTAAATCCTTATGCCTTTAAATCATTCAATCCTTAAAGAAAAAAGAGAATGATTCAATAGTATAATGAGAAATTATCCTTTATAGAAAAACCATTTCCAAAGTTCTTTATAGCTCACTTTTTTACCATACATTAAAATTCCAGTTCTATAGATTCTTCCAGCAACATAGGTTGTGAAAACAAAACCAGCAATCAACAAGGCACCTGAAAGAGCCAACTCCCAAGCTTGAACTCCAAAGGGAATACGTAGCATCATAATTATTGGAGAAGTGAAAGGGAACATAGAAAACCAAAAGGCTACTTGTCCGCCAGGATCATTAATAATAAACTGCGCCATTACAATACTCAGAATAAGTGGAATGGTGATAGGCATCATAAACTGCTGAGTATCGGCTTCGCTATCTACTGCTGAACCAATGGCAGCAAAAAGAGCTGCATATAACAAATATCCTCCAATAAAGAAGAATATGAAAGCACCTATAACTAACGGAAAGTTAATAGCCATTACCGCTTCTATCATGAAGTTTACAGATTCGTCTTGAAAGTCTTGAGTAACTTGTTCTCCAGTTTCTGCTTGTTCAGGAAATAATCCTTGGGATGTATAGGTTGGCATTGGATCTGCTGCTTTAAAAGCATCGGAATAGACCAGTTGAAATCCACCAACAATAACAGAGGTAAGTATAATCCATAGAATGAACTGAGTTAAACCCACCATGGCTATTCCTACTATTTTACCCATCATCAATTGAAATGGCTTTACAGAGGATACGATGATTTCAATCACACGACTGGTTTTTTCTTCTATGACTCCTCTCATCACTTGAGCACCAAATAAGAAGATAAAGAAATAGATAAGGATGGCCGAAAATAATCCTACAACCATATTGGTTTCCACCGATGATTTCTCTTCATTCCCGCTCCCATCAAGTTTGATGGAACTTACAAAAACATTGGTTTTTATAGAACGAAGAATATCTTTTTCTATTCCATGCAGCCTTAGCTTTTCATCTTCCACCGATTTCTTCATGGTGGTTTTGATATAATTCTTAATGTCGAGGCTGGCTTGCCCATTGGAGTATAAAATGGCTGAAGTGGGCAAACTGGCTTCCGGAAGAGGAATATACAGCAAGGCATAATTCTCCGACTCTATCAAGTTTTCCTTGGCCACTTCCAAATCATTAACGGCAATCACAAACTTCGTATTCTCATCGCCACTTAAGTCTTTCATGAACATTCCACTTTCATCCAATACAGATATCACTTTAATATCTTCACCTAATGTGGTGAGGAAAAAAGGGACAATCCAAACAGCAGCCATCAATAGTGGGCCGAGGAAAGTCATGATGA
The Lentimicrobium sp. L6 genome window above contains:
- a CDS encoding ABC transporter permease, producing MNKIGLIIRREYLTRVKKKSFIIMTFLGPLLMAAVWIVPFFLTTLGEDIKVISVLDESGMFMKDLSGDENTKFVIAVNDLEVAKENLIESENYALLYIPLPEASLPTSAILYSNGQASLDIKNYIKTTMKKSVEDEKLRLHGIEKDILRSIKTNVFVSSIKLDGSGNEEKSSVETNMVVGLFSAILIYFFIFLFGAQVMRGVIEEKTSRVIEIIVSSVKPFQLMMGKIVGIAMVGLTQFILWIILTSVIVGGFQLVYSDAFKAADPMPTYTSQGLFPEQAETGEQVTQDFQDESVNFMIEAVMAINFPLVIGAFIFFFIGGYLLYAALFAAIGSAVDSEADTQQFMMPITIPLILSIVMAQFIINDPGGQVAFWFSMFPFTSPIIMMLRIPFGVQAWELALSGALLIAGFVFTTYVAGRIYRTGILMYGKKVSYKELWKWFFYKG